A genomic region of Stenotrophomonas sp. NA06056 contains the following coding sequences:
- a CDS encoding NADH-quinone oxidoreductase subunit M has protein sequence MSNWPLLSVLIWLPILGGALILAIRDAQTARWASLGVAVLTFVASLSLLGGYNPGIDALQFVETHAWIPTYNIGYNLGVDGIAVALILLTTLVSVLALIGAWSAIDKRVNQYVAAFLILEGVTVGIFSATDAMLFYVFFEAMLIPMFLIIGVWGGPRRIYAALKFFLYTFLGSVLMLVALIYLYMKGGSFQLADLYALQLSGKEQTWIFFAFLIAFAVKVPMFPVHTWLPDAHVEAPTAGSVILAAIALKIGGYGFLRFNLPIVPDASQEWAWLVIALSLIAVIYVGLVALVQDDMKKLIAYSSIAHMGFVTLGTFIALWLVREAGNVDAARLGLQGAMVQMISHGFVSGAMFSCVGVLYDRMHSRRIADYGGVVNVMPWFATFSMLFFMANAGLPGTSGFVGEFMVILAAFQRNPWIALGAATTLIIGAAYTLWLYKRIFFGEVANSHVAELKDINGREWLLLGVFAIGVLALGIYPKPLTDLMEPSIAKLAMQIASSKLL, from the coding sequence GTGTCGAACTGGCCTCTACTCAGTGTCCTCATCTGGCTGCCGATTCTCGGCGGTGCCCTGATCCTTGCGATTCGTGATGCGCAGACCGCCCGCTGGGCGTCCCTGGGCGTCGCGGTGCTGACCTTCGTGGCGAGTCTCTCGCTGCTGGGTGGCTACAACCCGGGCATCGACGCACTGCAGTTCGTCGAGACCCACGCTTGGATCCCGACCTACAACATCGGCTACAACCTGGGCGTGGACGGCATCGCCGTAGCGCTGATCCTGCTGACCACGCTGGTCAGCGTGCTCGCCCTGATCGGTGCCTGGAGCGCGATCGACAAGCGCGTGAACCAGTACGTGGCCGCCTTCCTGATCCTGGAAGGTGTCACTGTCGGTATCTTCTCGGCCACGGACGCGATGCTGTTCTACGTGTTCTTCGAGGCGATGCTGATCCCGATGTTCCTGATCATCGGTGTCTGGGGCGGCCCGCGCCGCATCTACGCGGCGCTGAAGTTCTTCCTGTACACCTTCCTCGGCTCGGTGCTGATGCTGGTGGCACTGATCTACCTGTACATGAAGGGCGGCAGCTTCCAGCTGGCCGACCTCTATGCACTGCAGCTGTCGGGCAAGGAGCAGACCTGGATCTTCTTCGCCTTCCTGATCGCGTTCGCGGTCAAGGTGCCGATGTTCCCGGTGCACACCTGGCTGCCGGATGCCCACGTGGAAGCGCCGACCGCCGGTTCGGTGATCCTGGCCGCCATCGCGCTGAAGATCGGTGGTTACGGCTTCCTGCGCTTCAACCTGCCGATCGTCCCCGACGCGTCGCAGGAATGGGCATGGCTGGTGATCGCGCTGTCGCTGATCGCGGTGATCTACGTCGGTCTGGTCGCCCTGGTGCAGGACGACATGAAGAAGCTGATCGCCTATTCGTCGATCGCGCACATGGGCTTCGTCACCCTCGGCACCTTCATCGCCCTGTGGCTGGTGCGTGAAGCCGGCAACGTCGATGCGGCCCGCCTGGGCCTGCAGGGCGCCATGGTGCAGATGATCTCGCACGGCTTCGTGTCCGGCGCGATGTTCTCCTGCGTCGGTGTGCTGTACGACCGCATGCACAGCCGCCGCATCGCCGATTACGGCGGCGTGGTCAACGTGATGCCGTGGTTCGCCACTTTCTCCATGCTGTTCTTCATGGCCAACGCGGGCCTGCCGGGTACCAGCGGTTTCGTCGGCGAGTTCATGGTCATCCTGGCGGCCTTCCAGCGCAATCCGTGGATCGCGCTGGGCGCAGCCACCACCCTGATCATCGGCGCCGCCTACACCCTGTGGCTGTACAAGCGCATCTTCTTCGGCGAAGTGGCCAACAGCCACGTGGCCGAGCTGAAGGACATCAACGGCCGCGAATGGCTGCTGCTGGGCGTCTTCGCCATCGGCGTGCTGGCCCTGGGTATCTACCCCAAGCCGCTGACCGACCTGATGGAGCCCTCGATCGCAAAGCTGGCGATGCAGATCGCATCCAGCAAGTTGCTGTAA